Proteins encoded together in one Apus apus isolate bApuApu2 chromosome Z, bApuApu2.pri.cur, whole genome shotgun sequence window:
- the LOC127395605 gene encoding basic proline-rich protein-like gives MEEGMEKENGVGKGKGRTAHKVTQKQQSRAKAAHGAAGGAREERGSAWPPRPARPPAAAVVAPAAAGSCPGTARLSRERRTSRCAHVRMHNHNLTQPPPPPAQRPRCAGGGRGRGGGAQRCAAAGGPRAGGTCEEGQPRSPPLPSAVCRSLRRSVRPSVRGGGRSERGGAALGKDYGVGLPRPGPARPGPAAGASGCRGAPPPAAQPTVCRAGDFSREIFGGSAGSGAGGQRVFGSESESAEGASLPKGPINPSAAPSRPGKAPASARPAPRSLRPRPRSSPRLARPSPAPSPPRPAPPVPGEPGVPRPSPGSRAGSPRHPPGLPPLLPRSRLDLSLRRDGTPDLEEEASLLLLLPALQIPAPASDSPSRLKGVV, from the exons atgGAAGAGGGAATGGAAAAGGAGAATGGggtgggaaaggggaaggggcGTACAGCACACAAGGTGacccagaagcagcagagtcGAGCAAAGGCAGCTCACGGTGCCGCTGGCGGTGCCCGGGAAGAACGAGGCTCGGCGTGGCCTCCCCGCCCTGCCAGACCCCCGGCAGCAGCCGTGGTCGCCCCCGCcgcagcaggcagctgcccggGGACTGCTCGCCTTTCCCGGGAGAGAAGGACGAGCCGGTGCGCACACGTGCGAATGCACAATCATAACCTCACACAG CcaccgccgccccccgcgcagAGGCCGCGCTGcgcgggggggggaaggggcaggggggggggcgCGCAGCGCTGCGCGGCTGCCGGCGGACCCCGCGCCGGCGGCACCTGCGAGGAGGGGCAGCCTcgctcccctcccctcccctccgcCGTCTGCCGGTCCCTCCGTCggtccgtccgtccgtccgtccgcGGCGGCGGGCGGTCGGAGCGCGGAGGAGCGGCGCTGGGGAAGGACTACGGTGTTGGGTtaccccggcccggcccggcccggcccggccccgccgcgggggccAGCGGGTGCCGCGGGGCTCCGCCGCCGGCCGCGCAGCCCACGGTATGTCGGGCCGGTGACTTCAGCCGGGAGATATTTGGAGGCTCCGCGGGGTCCGGCGCGGGGGGCCAGCGTGTGTTTGGGTCTGAAAGCGAATCAGCGGAGGGCGCGTCACTGCCAAAGGGCCCTATAAATCCATCTGCGGCGCCGAGTCGCCCTGGCAAAGCCCCCGCGTCCGCGCGTCCGGCTCCGCGCTCCCTCCGCCCGCGGCCGCGGAGCTCCCCGCGCCTGGCtcggcccagcccggccccctcacccccccgcccagccccgccggTGCCCGGGGAGCCCGGCGTGCCCAGGCCCAGCCCGGGCAGCCGAGCGGGCTCTCCCCGGCACCCGCCCGGCCTCCCGCCGCTCCTGCCACGCTCCCGCTTGGATCTAAGCCTTCGCCGCGACGGGACCCCCGATCTGGAGGAGGAAGcctcgctgct